One segment of Bradyrhizobium sp. CB2312 DNA contains the following:
- a CDS encoding M20 family metallopeptidase, which translates to MTNRIQRRQTTLSSNGFEIAQILEGIRRWVLIESPTERPDQINKLADVVAAGYRDLPASVERVAGRDGCGDHLVSRSSWGQGAPGVLVLSHLDTVHPMGSIERLPFKIEGDRAFGPGIYDMKGGAYLAYHAFRQICADDARPPLGITHLYVSDEEIGSPTSRALIEAEGRKAKYVLVTEPARDGGKVITGRKGVARFDVFIKGAPAHAGTRPEDGRSAIRELAHVIQTLEAMNDLTRGITVNVGVVRGGTRPNVVAELAYAQVDVRVPTMEHADELVPKILGITSRSDGVSVKVSGELNRPPYGKTSAGAALYAHAKTLAAELGFELLDAFSGGGSDSNFTAPHTATLDGLGVDGTGAHTHHERLYISSIEPRARLLYRLYQTLR; encoded by the coding sequence ATGACAAATCGAATTCAAAGGCGTCAGACAACTCTGTCCAGCAACGGGTTCGAAATCGCCCAGATTCTCGAGGGCATTCGCCGCTGGGTCCTGATCGAATCTCCGACGGAGCGGCCGGATCAGATCAACAAACTCGCTGATGTCGTCGCAGCAGGTTATCGCGACCTGCCGGCCAGTGTCGAGCGCGTTGCGGGGCGTGACGGCTGCGGCGATCATTTGGTCAGCCGCTCTTCTTGGGGGCAGGGCGCACCGGGCGTTCTGGTGTTAAGCCATCTCGACACAGTTCATCCGATGGGGTCCATCGAACGGCTACCATTCAAGATCGAGGGCGATCGTGCGTTCGGCCCTGGCATCTACGACATGAAAGGCGGTGCCTACCTCGCCTATCACGCCTTCCGGCAAATCTGCGCCGATGATGCACGCCCGCCGCTCGGCATCACGCACCTCTACGTTTCGGACGAAGAGATCGGCAGCCCAACCTCGCGCGCGCTGATCGAGGCCGAGGGCCGCAAGGCCAAATACGTACTGGTGACCGAGCCCGCTCGCGACGGGGGCAAGGTCATCACGGGACGCAAGGGCGTTGCGCGCTTTGACGTATTCATCAAGGGCGCTCCGGCGCATGCAGGTACGCGGCCCGAGGACGGCCGCAGCGCGATCCGGGAACTCGCCCATGTGATCCAGACGCTGGAGGCGATGAACGATCTCACGCGCGGTATCACCGTCAATGTAGGCGTCGTCCGCGGCGGCACCAGGCCCAACGTCGTCGCGGAACTGGCCTATGCGCAAGTCGACGTGCGCGTCCCCACCATGGAACATGCCGACGAGCTGGTGCCTAAGATTCTCGGCATCACCTCGCGCTCCGACGGCGTCAGCGTGAAGGTATCAGGCGAATTGAACCGTCCGCCATATGGGAAGACCAGCGCCGGCGCCGCACTTTACGCACACGCCAAAACGCTTGCCGCCGAACTTGGCTTCGAGCTGCTCGACGCGTTCAGCGGCGGCGGCTCCGACAGCAATTTCACCGCGCCGCATACCGCGACCCTTGATGGCCTTGGCGTTGACGGCACGGGCGCGCATACGCATCATGAGCGACTCTACATCTCGTCGATTGAGCCTCGCGCGCGTTTGCTGTACCGCCTGTATCAGACGCTGCGATAA